A single genomic interval of Nocardioides nitrophenolicus harbors:
- a CDS encoding DEAD/DEAH box helicase: MSFVPVSGPATFRPGDPATIEFSDAAGARRIALPVSAALPVLSRSRSSDDAHPSVRLLSGAALLGLRLVAAGKVAPDGEGRSWRVAGLDPRDDDAVVRLAQSFDESDDVVRGMLDAVADTLPRAAPTRRPTPAGAPARDPARDPAATTPAPSARTPDQFADRVRRRMAERRDDAVLPELVRVSLRVEAAEEELVAGTVRVVLQVHDERDPLHVCDAALLWTGGPAEHGFGSRARVHASIALRAAADAWPVLDRLLALAVPDQLTLDGTEIGSLLAHVGALRDARVDVHWPRSLGPELTTRAVLDRRREGTVSAGPGRGEELPLQDSPFSTEGLFSFSWQVSLHGEALTPDEMAELAKAASPVIKLRGAWTVVDPTTAERARRRLIRKASGAQALAAALTGVTELPAAGDQQPATTEVIVGASLLRVREQILEAATRAPLEEPAGLAARLRDYQRHGLTWLADLTGLGLGACLADDMGLGKTITLISLHLHRLEHGRSQGGPTLVVCPASLLGNWEAEIERFAPGVPVRRFHGGSRSLDDLAGGFVLTTYGTLRRDADTLAGVAWDLVVADEAQHVKNSRTSTARALRRLPSRARVALTGTPVENDLTELWSILDWCVPGLLGSRQAFRRVWGAPIESGAEPTKARQFADLIGPFLLRRRKSDPGIAPELPPKTETDHLLGLSREQVVLYEAFVKDTMERIERADEETRRGLVLALLTGLKQICNHPAQFLKQSGAIRLTGRSEKLELLDELVATVLAEDGAVLVFTQYVAMARLVEQHLTALGVPHQFLHGGTPVARREEMVRRFQAAEVPVFLLSLKAGGTGLNLTRADHVVHFDRWWNPAVEEQATDRAYRIGQTRPVQVHRMVTRGTIEERVAGLLDRKRQLADAVLARGDAALTELSNEELRDLVTLRRQAREAAEFAEDGRG; the protein is encoded by the coding sequence GTGAGCTTCGTTCCCGTCTCCGGACCCGCGACCTTCCGGCCCGGGGACCCGGCGACGATCGAGTTCAGCGATGCCGCCGGTGCTCGCCGGATCGCGTTGCCGGTCAGCGCTGCCCTGCCGGTGCTGAGCCGGTCCCGGTCGAGCGACGACGCCCACCCGAGCGTGCGTCTGCTCAGCGGGGCCGCGTTGCTCGGGCTGCGCCTGGTCGCGGCCGGCAAGGTGGCTCCCGACGGGGAGGGCCGCAGCTGGCGGGTCGCGGGGCTCGACCCTCGCGATGACGACGCGGTCGTCCGGCTCGCCCAGTCGTTCGACGAGAGCGACGACGTGGTCCGCGGGATGCTCGACGCGGTGGCCGACACGCTGCCGCGCGCGGCGCCGACGCGACGACCCACGCCGGCCGGGGCGCCGGCGCGGGACCCGGCGCGGGACCCGGCCGCCACCACGCCGGCGCCCTCCGCCCGCACCCCCGACCAGTTCGCCGACCGGGTGCGCCGGCGGATGGCGGAGCGCCGCGACGACGCGGTGCTGCCGGAGCTGGTGCGGGTCTCGCTGCGGGTGGAGGCCGCCGAGGAGGAGCTGGTCGCGGGCACGGTCCGGGTGGTGCTCCAGGTCCACGACGAGCGCGACCCGCTCCACGTCTGCGATGCGGCGCTGCTGTGGACCGGGGGCCCGGCCGAGCACGGCTTCGGGAGCCGGGCGCGGGTGCACGCGAGCATCGCGCTGCGGGCGGCGGCCGACGCGTGGCCGGTGCTCGACCGGCTGCTGGCGTTGGCCGTGCCGGACCAGCTGACTCTAGACGGCACCGAGATCGGCAGCCTGCTGGCCCACGTCGGCGCGCTGCGCGATGCCCGGGTCGACGTGCACTGGCCGCGTTCGCTGGGACCCGAGCTCACCACCCGCGCGGTGCTCGACCGCCGTCGGGAGGGAACGGTGAGCGCGGGGCCGGGGCGCGGCGAGGAGCTGCCACTGCAGGACAGTCCGTTCTCGACCGAGGGCCTGTTCTCCTTCTCGTGGCAGGTCTCGCTGCACGGCGAGGCGCTCACGCCGGACGAGATGGCCGAGCTCGCGAAGGCGGCCAGCCCGGTGATCAAGCTGCGGGGGGCGTGGACGGTGGTCGACCCGACCACCGCCGAGCGGGCGCGCCGGCGGCTGATCCGCAAGGCCAGCGGCGCGCAGGCGCTCGCGGCGGCGCTGACCGGGGTGACCGAGCTGCCGGCCGCCGGCGACCAGCAGCCCGCGACGACCGAGGTGATCGTCGGCGCCAGCCTGCTGCGGGTCCGCGAGCAGATCCTCGAGGCGGCGACCCGAGCGCCGCTGGAGGAGCCGGCCGGACTGGCGGCGCGGCTGCGCGACTACCAGCGCCACGGGCTGACCTGGCTCGCCGACCTCACCGGCCTCGGCCTCGGTGCCTGCCTCGCCGACGACATGGGCCTCGGGAAGACGATCACCCTGATCTCGCTCCACCTGCACCGCCTCGAGCACGGCCGGTCCCAGGGCGGACCGACCCTCGTGGTCTGCCCGGCCAGCCTGCTCGGCAACTGGGAGGCGGAGATCGAGCGGTTCGCGCCCGGCGTACCCGTCCGCCGGTTCCACGGCGGCTCCCGCTCGCTCGACGACCTCGCGGGCGGGTTCGTGCTCACCACCTACGGCACTCTGCGCCGCGACGCCGACACCCTCGCCGGCGTCGCCTGGGACCTGGTGGTCGCCGACGAGGCCCAGCACGTCAAGAACTCCCGCACGTCGACCGCCCGCGCCCTGCGCCGGCTCCCCAGCCGCGCCCGGGTGGCCCTGACCGGCACGCCCGTGGAGAACGACCTGACCGAGCTCTGGTCGATCCTCGACTGGTGCGTGCCGGGCCTTCTCGGCAGCCGGCAGGCCTTCCGTCGGGTGTGGGGTGCGCCGATCGAGTCGGGCGCCGAGCCGACCAAGGCACGCCAGTTCGCGGACCTGATCGGGCCGTTCCTGCTGCGGCGGCGCAAGTCGGATCCCGGTATCGCGCCGGAGCTGCCGCCGAAGACCGAGACCGACCACCTGCTCGGCCTGAGCCGCGAGCAGGTCGTGCTCTACGAGGCGTTCGTCAAGGACACCATGGAGCGGATCGAGCGCGCCGACGAGGAGACCCGCCGCGGGCTGGTGCTCGCGCTGCTGACCGGCCTCAAGCAGATCTGCAACCACCCCGCCCAGTTCCTCAAGCAGTCCGGGGCGATCCGGCTGACCGGCCGCTCCGAGAAGCTGGAGCTGCTCGACGAGCTGGTGGCGACGGTGCTCGCCGAGGACGGTGCGGTCCTCGTCTTCACCCAGTACGTCGCGATGGCGCGCCTGGTCGAGCAGCACCTCACGGCGCTCGGCGTCCCTCACCAGTTCCTCCACGGCGGCACCCCGGTCGCCCGGCGCGAGGAGATGGTCCGCCGCTTCCAGGCCGCGGAGGTGCCGGTCTTCCTGCTCTCGCTCAAGGCCGGCGGCACCGGCCTCAACCTGACCCGCGCCGACCACGTCGTCCACTTCGACCGGTGGTGGAATCCCGCCGTCGAGGAGCAGGCCACCGACCGGGCCTACCGGATCGGGCAGACCCGGCCGGTCCAGGTGCACCGGATGGTCACCCGCGGCACGATCGAGGAGCGGGTCGCGGGCCTGCTCGACCGCAAGCGTCAGCTCGCCGACGCCGTGCTCGCACGCGGGGACGCGGCGCTGACCGAGCTCAGCAACGAGGAGCTGCGCGACCTGGTCACCCTGCGCCGCCAGGCGCGCGAGGCGGCCGAGTTCGCCGAGGACGGGCGCGGCTGA
- a CDS encoding RecQ family ATP-dependent DNA helicase, whose translation MDTQAPTDAAVRARAEEHLRALVGRPDATLYDDQWAAISALVVDRRRALVVQRTGWGKSAVYFVATLLLREQGSGPTVIISPLLALMRNQISAAERAGIRAVTVNSTNTEQWDEVHRAIAAGEVDVLLVSPERLNNPGFRDEVLPRLAATCGLLVVDEAHCISDWGHDFRPDYRRIRTLLRELPPGIPVLATTATANQRVTDDVAEQLGGEALVLRGSLDRASLRLGVVRLTTAEQRLAWLADHLAEQPGSGIVYCLTVAATQEVADFLRSRGHQVAAYSGQTEQTERLALEQALVDGEIKALVATSALGMGFDAALGFVVNLGAPNSPVAYYQQVGRAGRGTVDDATVVLLPATEDRDIWAYFASLAFPREELVRETLAVLAEEGRALSTAALEPRVDLSRNRLETMLKVLDVDGAVRRVKGGWEATGEPWSYDAERYARVAAARAAEQQAMLDYLHSDECRMRYLRRQLDDPAVLADPDWRCGRCDNCGGLGLSTEVSAAAVEEAADRIARPGVPIEPRKLWPTGLSAIGVSRSGRIKQPAEEGRAIARLTDLGHGAALRGLFALDAPDGPVPDSLARAMVTMLHDWQPRVDAIVVAESERKPQLTADLASGLSRFLQVPVVGRWAVIDLSVGPDRGATNSAQRVAAVSRRCALQLDDPGAVEGRRVLLVDDRLVTGWSQTLGAEALHDAGAAAVLPLVLGVAG comes from the coding sequence ATGGACACCCAGGCCCCCACCGACGCCGCCGTCCGCGCCCGTGCGGAGGAGCACCTCCGCGCCCTCGTCGGCCGCCCCGACGCCACCTTGTACGACGACCAGTGGGCGGCGATCTCCGCGCTGGTCGTCGACCGGCGCCGCGCCCTGGTCGTCCAGCGCACGGGTTGGGGCAAGTCGGCGGTCTACTTCGTGGCGACCCTCCTCCTGCGCGAGCAGGGGAGCGGACCGACGGTCATCATCTCGCCGCTGCTGGCCCTGATGCGCAACCAGATCTCCGCGGCCGAGCGGGCCGGCATCCGTGCGGTCACCGTCAACTCGACCAACACCGAGCAGTGGGACGAGGTGCACCGCGCGATCGCGGCGGGCGAGGTCGACGTCCTGCTGGTCAGCCCGGAGCGCCTCAACAACCCTGGCTTCCGCGACGAGGTGCTGCCCCGGCTGGCCGCGACCTGCGGGCTGCTCGTCGTCGACGAGGCCCACTGCATCTCCGACTGGGGCCACGACTTCCGCCCCGACTACCGGCGGATCCGCACCCTGCTCCGCGAGCTGCCGCCCGGGATCCCGGTGCTCGCCACGACCGCGACCGCCAACCAGCGGGTGACCGACGACGTCGCGGAGCAGCTCGGCGGCGAGGCGCTGGTGCTGCGCGGCTCCCTCGACCGGGCCTCGCTGCGGCTCGGGGTGGTCCGGCTGACGACGGCCGAGCAGCGGCTGGCCTGGCTGGCCGACCATCTGGCCGAGCAGCCCGGCAGCGGCATCGTCTACTGCCTGACCGTGGCCGCCACCCAGGAGGTTGCCGACTTCCTGCGCTCGCGCGGTCATCAGGTGGCCGCCTACTCCGGTCAGACCGAGCAGACCGAGCGGCTCGCGCTGGAGCAGGCCCTGGTCGACGGCGAGATCAAGGCGCTCGTGGCGACGAGTGCGCTGGGGATGGGCTTCGACGCGGCGTTGGGGTTCGTGGTCAACCTGGGTGCCCCCAACAGCCCGGTGGCCTACTACCAGCAGGTCGGCCGCGCCGGTCGCGGCACGGTCGACGACGCCACGGTGGTGCTGCTGCCGGCCACCGAGGACCGCGACATCTGGGCCTACTTCGCCTCGCTCGCCTTCCCCCGCGAGGAGCTGGTGCGTGAGACGCTCGCGGTGCTGGCCGAGGAGGGGCGCGCGCTGAGCACCGCCGCCCTCGAGCCCCGGGTCGACCTGTCCCGCAACCGGCTCGAGACCATGCTCAAGGTGCTCGACGTCGACGGTGCCGTACGCCGGGTCAAGGGCGGCTGGGAGGCGACCGGCGAGCCGTGGTCCTACGACGCCGAGCGCTACGCCCGGGTGGCCGCGGCCCGCGCGGCCGAGCAGCAGGCGATGCTCGACTACCTGCACAGCGACGAGTGCCGGATGCGCTATCTCCGCCGACAGCTCGACGACCCGGCGGTGCTGGCCGACCCCGACTGGCGCTGCGGGAGGTGCGACAACTGCGGCGGGCTGGGGCTGTCGACGGAGGTCTCGGCGGCGGCCGTGGAGGAGGCTGCCGACCGCATCGCACGGCCCGGCGTGCCGATCGAGCCCCGCAAGCTGTGGCCCACCGGACTGTCCGCGATCGGGGTGAGCCGGTCCGGCCGGATCAAGCAGCCCGCGGAGGAGGGCCGCGCCATCGCCCGGCTCACCGACCTCGGTCACGGCGCGGCGCTGCGCGGGCTGTTCGCGCTCGACGCCCCCGACGGGCCGGTCCCCGACTCGCTGGCCCGGGCGATGGTGACCATGCTCCACGACTGGCAGCCCCGGGTGGACGCCATCGTGGTCGCCGAGTCCGAGCGCAAGCCGCAGCTGACCGCCGACCTCGCGAGCGGGCTGTCCCGCTTCCTGCAGGTCCCGGTCGTCGGGCGGTGGGCGGTCATCGACCTGTCGGTCGGTCCCGACCGCGGGGCGACCAACTCCGCGCAACGAGTGGCTGCGGTCAGTCGCCGGTGCGCGCTCCAGCTCGACGACCCGGGGGCCGTCGAGGGTCGTCGGGTGCTGCTCGTCGACGACCGGCTGGTCACCGGGTGGTCCCAGACGCTGGGTGCGGAGGCGCTGCACGACGCCGGGGCGGCGGCCGTGCTCCCCCTGGTGCTGGGGGTGGCCGGGTGA
- a CDS encoding PaaX family transcriptional regulator C-terminal domain-containing protein, with the protein MPDVAPLSARSVMLSLLLGSHPDRMSAAELVRAGEHFGIPAATARVALTRAVAAGDLRRADGEPGQSGRYVLGERLAARQRRQDEAVLDAETGWDGSWELAVVVVAGRTGAERAALRERLASYRLAELREGVWTRPANLRRPRGYAGEAVLSTFTATPDDDPADLATRLWDLGAWAEAGRALLGRFEQTTAPAPRLAVAAHIVRHLATDPLLPAALLPADWPAAAMRSTYAGYQDELRELALSAVSPA; encoded by the coding sequence ATGCCCGACGTCGCCCCGCTCTCGGCACGCTCGGTGATGCTCAGCCTGCTGCTCGGCTCCCACCCGGACCGGATGTCGGCGGCCGAGCTGGTGCGCGCGGGCGAGCACTTCGGCATCCCGGCCGCCACGGCCCGGGTCGCGCTGACCCGGGCGGTCGCCGCGGGCGACCTGCGCCGGGCCGACGGCGAGCCCGGTCAGTCCGGTCGGTACGTCCTGGGCGAGCGGCTGGCCGCCCGGCAGCGGCGCCAGGACGAGGCGGTGCTCGACGCCGAGACCGGCTGGGACGGCTCCTGGGAGCTGGCCGTCGTCGTGGTCGCCGGGCGCACCGGAGCCGAGCGGGCGGCCCTGCGCGAGCGGCTGGCGTCGTACCGGCTGGCCGAGCTGCGCGAGGGGGTGTGGACCCGGCCGGCGAACCTCCGCCGGCCGCGGGGGTACGCCGGCGAGGCGGTGCTGAGCACCTTCACCGCGACGCCCGACGACGACCCCGCCGATCTCGCGACCCGGCTGTGGGACCTGGGCGCGTGGGCCGAGGCCGGCCGCGCCCTGCTCGGGCGCTTCGAGCAGACCACCGCGCCGGCGCCACGCCTGGCGGTCGCCGCCCACATCGTCCGCCACCTCGCGACCGACCCGCTGCTGCCCGCCGCCCTGCTCCCCGCGGACTGGCCCGCGGCGGCGATGCGCTCGACGTACGCCGGCTATCAGGACGAGCTGCGCGAGCTCGCCCTGTCCGCGGTCTCGCCCGCCTGA
- a CDS encoding helix-turn-helix domain-containing protein → MDRDTLLDDVLRHLAEGTPDAARSDCLAAADDDGAAAYGMAALADFWLGDFADATRHASYGLARAGDDRARALCLAAAALAAGGDPGAEAVDEEELHRLLATADDPGSRWWSAVRYVAAEAALVGARIRAAAAYDALGPPAGEAWSGHPAATILWICQARIAAFSGRIEAANALLGPVRASVIPGARIAPVVDAVAVLIRGNAGDEDGVRVAESIAAQVPPRPRDFIDRGALLLLSYGAIALYDVAGAAALAFRAGDDEALSRCTLIDRAICFEMFLHAALLEQDRGAVEAWLSALAELASHPITEPTVQRARARVAIDAGDAATAIELLTASIERCVAEDRGVEAGEGQVLLARARILDADLGTACRSLRAVVAEGDRTGFAALRRAAGAALAGSGRRLPPVAGGGWEALSAREAEVARLVLAGHEVEEIAASLFLSPLTVRTHLSRVLCAFGVATRVGLLAAVGGTTPTEAPALPAPALSPRQAEVAALVASGRTNPQIAGELGISVKGVEKHVGDVLLRWNAGSRFDLARIWWSLA, encoded by the coding sequence ATGGACCGCGACACGCTGCTCGACGACGTGCTCCGGCATCTGGCGGAGGGGACGCCGGACGCCGCGCGCAGCGACTGCCTCGCCGCGGCCGACGACGACGGCGCGGCGGCGTACGGCATGGCCGCCCTCGCCGACTTCTGGCTCGGCGACTTCGCCGATGCGACCCGGCACGCGTCGTACGGGCTGGCCCGGGCGGGCGACGACCGGGCCCGCGCCCTGTGCCTCGCGGCGGCGGCCCTCGCCGCCGGCGGCGACCCCGGAGCCGAGGCCGTCGACGAGGAGGAGCTGCACCGGCTGCTCGCGACCGCCGACGACCCGGGATCCCGGTGGTGGTCCGCCGTGCGGTACGTCGCCGCGGAGGCAGCCCTGGTCGGCGCGCGGATCCGCGCCGCGGCGGCGTACGACGCCCTCGGCCCGCCGGCCGGGGAGGCCTGGTCGGGCCACCCCGCCGCGACCATCCTGTGGATCTGCCAGGCGCGCATCGCTGCCTTCTCCGGGCGGATCGAGGCAGCCAACGCCCTGCTGGGCCCGGTCCGCGCCTCCGTCATCCCGGGCGCCCGGATCGCACCGGTCGTCGACGCCGTGGCCGTGCTGATCCGGGGCAACGCCGGCGACGAGGACGGTGTCCGGGTGGCGGAGTCGATCGCCGCCCAGGTCCCGCCTCGCCCGCGCGACTTCATCGATCGCGGGGCCTTGCTCCTCCTCTCCTATGGCGCCATCGCGCTCTATGACGTGGCGGGTGCGGCCGCCCTCGCCTTCCGGGCCGGCGACGACGAGGCGCTGAGCCGCTGCACCCTGATCGACCGGGCGATCTGCTTCGAGATGTTCCTGCACGCCGCCCTTCTCGAGCAGGACCGAGGTGCGGTCGAGGCCTGGCTCTCCGCCCTCGCGGAGCTGGCCTCCCACCCGATCACCGAGCCGACGGTCCAACGCGCCCGCGCCCGGGTGGCCATCGACGCGGGCGACGCCGCGACCGCGATCGAGCTGCTCACCGCCAGCATCGAGCGCTGCGTCGCCGAGGACCGCGGCGTCGAAGCCGGGGAGGGACAGGTCCTGCTCGCCCGTGCCCGGATCCTCGACGCCGACCTCGGCACGGCCTGCCGCAGTCTGCGGGCCGTCGTCGCCGAGGGCGACCGGACCGGGTTCGCCGCCCTCCGTCGGGCCGCCGGCGCCGCCCTCGCCGGCTCGGGCCGTCGACTGCCCCCGGTCGCCGGCGGCGGGTGGGAGGCACTGTCGGCTCGTGAGGCGGAGGTCGCTCGCCTGGTCCTGGCCGGCCACGAGGTCGAGGAGATCGCGGCCTCCCTCTTCCTGTCGCCCCTCACGGTGCGCACCCACCTGTCGCGCGTGCTGTGCGCCTTCGGCGTCGCCACCCGCGTCGGCCTGCTCGCCGCTGTCGGCGGCACCACGCCGACCGAGGCTCCCGCGCTCCCCGCCCCCGCCCTCAGCCCGCGCCAGGCGGAGGTGGCGGCGCTCGTCGCGTCCGGACGCACCAACCCGCAGATCGCCGGTGAGCTGGGCATCTCGGTCAAGGGCGTGGAGAAGCACGTCGGCGACGTACTGCTGCGCTGGAACGCCGGGTCGCGCTTCGACCTGGCCCGGATCTGGTGGTCCTTGGCCTGA
- a CDS encoding TetR/AcrR family transcriptional regulator, which translates to MPRTIDHDERRQRIGEAVWRLVLREGVGTVSLRTVAAEADLVLGSLRHSFPTKAELLAFAMRLAHERAAARISRHAAIRDPRRRAVAALRELLPLDDERTVEMRVHLALMAEGPRHEELTTLADTAHDAIGELCRRLLTDLRDAGLVAPQRHLGRETTALHALVDGLALHAMRDPGRRRAATRALDDHLDALAGPPPGRP; encoded by the coding sequence ATGCCGCGCACCATCGACCACGACGAGCGACGCCAGCGGATCGGCGAGGCCGTGTGGCGGCTGGTGCTCCGCGAGGGCGTCGGCACGGTGTCCCTGCGGACCGTCGCGGCCGAGGCCGACCTCGTGCTCGGCTCGCTGCGACACAGCTTCCCGACGAAGGCCGAGCTGCTCGCCTTCGCCATGCGTCTGGCCCACGAGCGCGCGGCCGCGCGGATCAGCCGCCACGCCGCGATCAGGGACCCGCGCCGCCGCGCCGTCGCCGCCCTGCGCGAGCTGCTGCCCCTCGACGACGAGCGCACCGTGGAGATGCGCGTCCACCTGGCCCTGATGGCCGAGGGGCCCCGGCACGAGGAGCTGACCACCCTCGCCGACACCGCCCACGATGCGATCGGCGAGCTGTGCCGGCGGCTGCTCACCGACCTCCGGGACGCCGGTCTGGTCGCTCCTCAGCGACACCTCGGCCGCGAGACCACCGCGCTGCACGCTCTCGTCGACGGGCTCGCGCTGCACGCCATGCGCGACCCGGGCCGTCGTCGCGCCGCCACCCGGGCGCTCGACGACCACCTCGACGCCCTCGCCGGCCCGCCCCCCGGCCGGCCCTGA
- a CDS encoding phospholipase D family protein: MHGDHASWFLTSVERGNPHTVLDADKPGATAWSLGNQATPLVHGSAYFAELAACLARLGPGDLVLFTDWQGNGDERLTGTTGSELIEVLGAAIRRGADVRALIWRSHAGLFGYSAEDHLELADQLQELGADVQLDMRVRPAGAHHQKFVVIRHRDDPTRDVAFVGGIDLCHGRRDDAAHHGDPQAIDIADEYGATPPWHDVQVALHGPAVADVETVFRERWDDTSPTTRNPVRRLRDARARVDAARRPLPPQAAPPPPAGRHAVQLLRTYPRLGIGWTYDFAPAGERSVARGYTKALDRVRSLVYLEDQFLWGDEMSRVLADALERSPELHVVAVLPMHPDQDGALNRDPQLLGRQRAIRRLRAAAPDRVAFLALENPAGTPVYVHAKVCVLDDDWATIGSDNFCRRSWTCDSELTVAVRDDAEVAPGDGYAARLRATLVAEHLDRAPDPDPGPLDGRALFATLTGAADALDAWHAGGRRGPRPPGRLRRLPEPVVPRWRRPLAGVLYRLVHDPDGRPWRLRLRGPFW; this comes from the coding sequence GTGCACGGCGATCACGCCTCCTGGTTCCTCACCTCGGTCGAGCGGGGCAACCCCCACACCGTGCTCGACGCCGACAAGCCCGGCGCCACCGCCTGGTCACTCGGCAACCAGGCCACGCCCCTCGTGCACGGGTCGGCGTACTTCGCCGAGCTGGCGGCCTGCCTGGCCCGCCTCGGCCCCGGCGACCTGGTCCTCTTCACCGACTGGCAGGGCAATGGCGACGAGCGGCTGACCGGTACGACGGGCAGCGAGCTGATCGAGGTGCTGGGCGCGGCGATCCGCCGTGGCGCCGACGTACGCGCTCTGATCTGGCGCTCGCACGCCGGACTCTTCGGCTACAGCGCGGAGGACCACCTCGAGCTCGCCGACCAGCTCCAGGAGCTCGGCGCCGACGTCCAGCTCGACATGCGGGTGCGCCCCGCCGGCGCGCACCACCAGAAGTTCGTGGTGATCCGGCACCGCGACGACCCGACCCGCGATGTCGCCTTCGTCGGCGGCATCGACCTGTGCCACGGCCGGCGCGACGACGCAGCCCACCACGGCGATCCGCAGGCGATCGACATCGCCGACGAGTACGGCGCCACCCCGCCCTGGCATGACGTCCAGGTCGCCCTCCACGGGCCGGCGGTCGCCGATGTCGAGACCGTCTTCCGCGAGCGCTGGGACGACACCAGCCCCACCACCCGCAATCCGGTCCGCCGGCTGCGCGACGCCAGGGCCCGGGTGGACGCGGCGCGGCGCCCCCTTCCCCCGCAGGCGGCGCCGCCGCCGCCCGCGGGCAGGCACGCCGTCCAGCTGCTGCGTACCTATCCACGCCTCGGCATCGGCTGGACCTACGACTTCGCGCCCGCCGGCGAACGGTCGGTGGCGCGCGGCTACACCAAGGCGCTGGACCGGGTGCGCTCGCTGGTCTATCTCGAGGACCAGTTCCTGTGGGGCGACGAGATGAGCCGGGTGCTGGCCGACGCGCTCGAACGGTCGCCCGAGCTCCACGTGGTCGCCGTGCTGCCCATGCATCCCGACCAGGACGGCGCACTCAACCGCGACCCGCAGCTGCTCGGCCGGCAGCGCGCCATCCGGCGGCTGCGGGCCGCGGCCCCGGACCGGGTCGCCTTCCTCGCCCTCGAGAACCCCGCGGGGACGCCGGTCTACGTGCACGCCAAGGTGTGCGTGCTCGACGACGACTGGGCCACCATCGGCTCCGACAACTTCTGCCGGCGCTCGTGGACCTGCGACTCCGAGCTGACCGTGGCGGTGCGCGACGACGCGGAGGTCGCGCCCGGCGACGGGTACGCCGCCCGGCTGCGCGCCACCCTCGTCGCCGAGCACCTCGACCGCGCGCCCGATCCTGATCCCGGCCCGCTCGACGGGCGCGCCCTGTTCGCGACGCTCACCGGAGCCGCCGACGCGCTGGATGCCTGGCACGCGGGCGGCCGCCGCGGCCCGCGCCCGCCCGGCCGGCTGCGCCGGCTGCCCGAGCCGGTGGTGCCGCGCTGGCGGCGGCCGCTCGCCGGAGTGCTCTACCGACTCGTGCACGACCCCGACGGTCGCCCCTGGCGGCTGCGCCTGCGCGGTCCGTTCTGGTGA
- a CDS encoding SWIM zinc finger family protein — translation MRTTFTRQAQPARGVRSWWGKAWQRAVEEAAYSEAELRPGRTHARRGDVGAISVEPGVLLAACRDGDEAWTVQVGVPVLDETARAALVEAVAAESGRIAELLAGNLPHDLVEHAEEVGVELLPYGGELSASCTCPHYLDPCPHAIAVLVQAGWLVDADPLVLFALRGVERDDLLADLHARATPDPGPGPLLSADLADDVELVVDAAVRAQRLVALFEAGAELPDGLL, via the coding sequence ATGCGCACCACCTTCACCCGTCAGGCCCAGCCGGCGCGCGGCGTCCGCTCCTGGTGGGGCAAGGCCTGGCAGCGGGCGGTCGAGGAGGCGGCCTACTCCGAGGCCGAGCTGCGTCCCGGCCGCACCCACGCCCGCCGGGGCGACGTGGGCGCGATCAGCGTCGAGCCCGGCGTGCTGCTCGCCGCCTGTCGCGACGGCGACGAGGCGTGGACGGTGCAGGTCGGCGTACCCGTCCTCGACGAGACCGCCCGCGCGGCTCTGGTCGAGGCGGTGGCGGCGGAGTCCGGCCGGATCGCCGAGCTGCTCGCCGGCAACCTGCCCCATGACCTCGTCGAGCATGCCGAGGAGGTCGGCGTCGAGCTGCTGCCGTACGGCGGCGAGCTGAGCGCGTCGTGCACCTGCCCTCATTACCTCGACCCGTGCCCCCACGCGATCGCGGTGCTGGTCCAGGCCGGCTGGCTGGTCGACGCCGATCCGCTGGTGCTCTTCGCGCTGCGGGGCGTGGAGCGCGACGACCTGCTCGCCGACCTGCACGCGCGGGCCACGCCCGACCCGGGCCCGGGGCCGCTGCTGTCCGCCGACCTGGCCGACGACGTCGAGCTGGTGGTCGACGCCGCGGTCCGCGCGCAGCGCCTGGTCGCGCTGTTCGAGGCGGGCGCCGAGCTCCCCGACGGGCTGCTCTGA